Proteins found in one Oryza glaberrima chromosome 4, OglaRS2, whole genome shotgun sequence genomic segment:
- the LOC127772158 gene encoding transcriptional regulator SUPERMAN-like, giving the protein MERTSAREHGHGHLHQQHQRPWSCSFGFSWPPLQRSPPPSSSSSSYTCGYCRREFRSAQALGGHMNVHRRERARLRQFPNPRPHPLPNLNLSPPPPPPPPPQQQQQCYCPGDRPAVVYSFFSTAAAAMAATKGLEVDLELGVGGGMEEGLDLELRLGCS; this is encoded by the coding sequence ATGGAGAGGACGAGCGCGAGAGAGCATGGCCATGGCCACCTTCATCAGCAGCATCAGCGGCCATGGAGCTGCAGCTTCGGCTTCTCATGGCCGCCGCTGcagaggtcgccgccgccgtcgtcgtcgtcgtcgtcgtacacCTGCGGCTACTGCAGGAGGGAGTTCAGGTCGGCGCAGGCGCTGGGAGGCCACATGAACGTGCACAGGAGGGAGAGGGCCAGGCTCAGGCAATTCCCCAACCCTAGACCTCATCCCCTTCCCAACCTcaacctctcgccgccgccgccaccgccgccgccgccgcagcagcagcagcagtgctaCTGCCCCGGCGATCGTCCGGCCGTCGTCTACAGCTTcttctccacggcggcggcagcgatggcggcgacgaagggTTTGGAGGTGGATTTGGAGCTTGGAGTCGGTGGTGGTATGGAGGAAGGGTTGGATCTTGAGCTTAGGCTTGGTTGTTCTTAG
- the LOC127769336 gene encoding uncharacterized protein LOC127769336 produces MAGEQGSAVANRGGRANRKEGEDELRGWLMLLATLTASITYAAALNPPGGVWQADDAAKDFVAGYPVLLDKSPWRYYVFYYCNATSFASSVCIIVLLATNFYLSHTSVMVFNVLVALDMASLGAAFVAGSSSSKRFTAFNAGLMVCLVVLFLLWKLKFLMGNDQAGQNPASGGVANLQHGNSAL; encoded by the coding sequence ATGGCAGGCGAGCAAGGTTCAGCTGTGGCCAACAGAGGAGGCCGGGCAAATCGGAAAGAAGGGGAGGACGAGCTACGAGGCTGGCTGATGTTGTTGGCGACGCTGACGGCGTCCATCACGTACGCGGCGGCGCTGAACCCTCCCGGCGGCGTCTGGCaagccgacgacgccgccaagGACTTCGTCGCCGGCTACCCGGTCCTCCTCGACAAGTCGCCGTGGCGCTACTACGTCTTCTACTACTGCAACGCCACCTCCTTCGCGTCGTCCGTGTGCATCATCGTCCTGCTCGCCACCAACTTCTACCTGAGCCATACCAGTGTCATGGTCTTCAACGTGCTCGTCGCCCTGGACATGGCCAGCTTGGGCGCCGCGTTCGTCGCGGGCTCGTCGAGCAGCAAGCGGTTTACGGCTTTCAACGCGGGGCTGATGGTATGCCTCGTCGTGCTGTTCCTCCTGTGGAAACTGAAGTTTCTCATGGGTAATGATCAAGCAGGTCAAAATCCTGCTAGTGGAGGTGTCGCCAATTTACAACATGGCAACAGtgcattataa